In Asanoa sp. WMMD1127, one genomic interval encodes:
- a CDS encoding STAS domain-containing protein, with product MTDEVVLDATEGALDAHTAGDLGEGVTQAIALADLTPHRRLLVDLRHLESLAAAGARALRDAAVRCAGHGVQCHVVAPTGHDSRRVLDRLDVGPLLRIIDDDPTLADPTDTGAFDESYLAVETHRSDGMIRLVAFGDIDMETADELERALHEAVTAEPARPTIVDLAGVAFLDSTGIRVLVQAKVRAEARGVSFGITNPQPNVARVLEITAVLTALTALDHQNG from the coding sequence ATGACCGACGAAGTCGTCCTCGACGCCACCGAGGGCGCTCTCGACGCGCACACCGCCGGCGACCTCGGCGAGGGTGTCACGCAGGCCATCGCCCTGGCCGATCTGACCCCGCACCGGCGGCTCCTGGTCGACCTCCGGCACCTGGAATCTCTGGCGGCCGCCGGCGCGCGGGCGTTGCGCGACGCCGCCGTGCGGTGTGCCGGCCACGGCGTCCAGTGCCACGTCGTCGCCCCAACCGGCCACGACTCCCGCCGGGTGCTCGACCGCCTCGACGTCGGCCCGCTGCTGCGGATCATCGACGACGACCCGACGCTCGCCGACCCGACGGACACCGGCGCCTTCGACGAGAGCTATCTCGCCGTCGAGACCCACCGGTCCGACGGCATGATCCGGCTGGTCGCGTTCGGCGACATCGACATGGAGACCGCCGACGAGCTCGAGCGGGCCCTGCACGAGGCGGTGACCGCCGAGCCCGCCCGGCCCACCATCGTCGACCTGGCCGGCGTCGCCTTCCTCGACTCCACGGGCATCAGGGTGCTGGTCCAGGCCAAGGTGCGCGCCGAGGCGCGGGGCGTGTCGTTCGGCATCACCAACCCGCAGCCCAACGTCGCGCGGGTCCTCGAGATCACCGCCGTGCTCACCGCGCTCACCGCCCTCGACCACCAGAACGGTTAG
- a CDS encoding ATP-binding cassette domain-containing protein codes for MKNAIAAYGLRKSYGDKVVLAGVDLAVPEGTIFSLLGPNGAGKTTAVKILSTLISADPGSGEIRVGGHDLATEPQAVRAAIGVTGQFSAVDNLITGEENMLLMADLHHLSKRQGRRVAAELLERFDLVDAARKPASTYSGGMKRRLDLAMTLVGNPRIIFLDEPTTGLDPRSRHNMWQIVRGLVADGATVFLTTQYLEEADELADRIAVLNAGKIAAEGTADELKRLIPGGHVRLRFTDPVAYQSAALALPDAGRDDESLALRIASDGSQRELRSILGFLDSAGIEADELTVHTPDLDDVFFALTGANQPVEAIR; via the coding sequence ATGAAAAACGCCATCGCGGCGTACGGCCTACGCAAGTCGTACGGCGACAAAGTCGTGCTCGCCGGAGTCGACCTCGCCGTACCCGAGGGAACGATCTTCTCCTTGCTCGGCCCGAACGGCGCCGGCAAGACCACCGCCGTCAAGATCCTCTCCACGCTGATCTCGGCCGACCCCGGCTCCGGCGAGATCCGCGTCGGCGGCCACGACCTGGCCACCGAGCCGCAGGCGGTCCGCGCCGCCATCGGCGTCACAGGCCAGTTCTCCGCCGTCGACAACCTGATCACCGGCGAGGAGAACATGCTCCTCATGGCCGACCTGCACCACCTGTCCAAGCGCCAGGGCCGCCGGGTCGCCGCCGAGCTGCTGGAGCGCTTCGACCTGGTCGACGCGGCGCGCAAGCCGGCCTCGACCTATTCCGGCGGGATGAAGCGCCGGCTGGACCTCGCCATGACGCTGGTCGGCAACCCGCGGATCATCTTCCTGGACGAGCCCACCACCGGCCTCGACCCCCGCAGCCGCCACAACATGTGGCAGATCGTCCGCGGCCTGGTCGCCGACGGCGCCACCGTCTTCCTCACCACCCAATATCTCGAGGAGGCCGACGAGCTCGCCGACCGGATCGCCGTGCTCAACGCCGGGAAGATCGCCGCGGAGGGCACCGCCGACGAGCTCAAGCGGCTCATCCCCGGCGGGCACGTCCGGTTGCGGTTCACCGACCCGGTCGCCTACCAGTCGGCCGCCCTGGCGCTGCCCGACGCCGGCCGCGACGACGAGTCGCTCGCGCTGCGGATCGCCAGCGACGGCAGCCAGCGCGAGCTCCGCTCGATCCTCGGCTTCCTCGACTCGGCCGGCATCGAGGCCGACGAGCTCACCGTGCACACCCCCGACCTCGACGACGTCTTCTTCGCCCTGACCGGCGCCAACCAGCCCGTGGAGGCCATCCGATGA
- a CDS encoding LysR family transcriptional regulator, with amino-acid sequence MELRDIEIFLTLAEELHFGRTAERLRVSQARVSQSIKQQERRIGGALFERTSRSVRLTPLGERLRNRLTAGYGEIMAGIDEAAASARGQVGTLTVGTMDIQHREIAAVLDLFRQRHPQCELRMREILPSDPFGPLRAGRVDIGLLWLPVREPDLVVGPEVFFERTVLAVATDHPLAGRERAEMEDLGDHPVVYIDGPIPDYVWESHTPSVTPGGRPVRRGLAVTTVEEAFTAIGSGRVISPIGAFTAAARRRDDVTFLPITDAPTMRYALVWRSAGETSLVRAFVRAAEDATATTSDPHASKLDEVDGPDPE; translated from the coding sequence GTGGAGCTGCGCGACATCGAGATCTTCCTGACCCTGGCCGAAGAGCTGCATTTCGGGCGTACGGCCGAGCGCCTCCGGGTGTCCCAGGCGCGGGTCAGCCAGTCGATCAAGCAGCAGGAGCGCCGGATCGGCGGCGCGCTGTTCGAGCGGACCAGCCGCAGCGTGCGCCTCACTCCCCTGGGCGAGCGGCTGCGGAACCGGCTCACGGCGGGTTACGGCGAGATCATGGCGGGCATCGACGAGGCGGCCGCCTCCGCGCGCGGCCAGGTCGGCACCCTGACGGTCGGCACCATGGACATCCAGCACCGCGAGATCGCGGCCGTCCTCGACCTGTTCCGCCAGCGGCACCCGCAGTGCGAGCTGCGGATGCGCGAGATCCTCCCCTCCGACCCGTTCGGCCCACTGCGGGCCGGCCGCGTCGACATCGGGCTGCTCTGGCTCCCGGTCCGCGAGCCCGACCTGGTCGTGGGTCCCGAGGTGTTCTTCGAGCGGACGGTGCTGGCCGTCGCCACCGACCACCCGCTGGCAGGTCGGGAGCGGGCCGAGATGGAGGATCTCGGCGACCACCCGGTCGTCTACATCGACGGACCGATCCCCGACTACGTCTGGGAGTCGCACACCCCGTCGGTGACACCGGGCGGACGGCCGGTCCGGCGCGGGCTCGCTGTGACGACCGTCGAGGAGGCCTTCACCGCGATCGGTTCGGGCCGCGTCATCTCCCCCATCGGCGCGTTCACGGCCGCCGCCCGGCGCCGCGACGACGTCACCTTCCTGCCCATCACCGACGCGCCGACCATGCGGTACGCGCTGGTGTGGCGCAGCGCCGGCGAAACATCACTCGTACGCGCCTTCGTGCGGGCCGCCGAGGACGCGACCGCCACCACCAGTGACCCGCATGCCTCCAAATTGGACGAGGTCGACGGGCCCGATCCCGAGTAG
- a CDS encoding GNAT family N-acetyltransferase, with amino-acid sequence MSEALIEIVADPAALRWRAMVPDGSAGVVSLRPVVALGPDPPPRLESGGLELSLHVEPAWRQRGVGSQLLAAARAQAAGPRLLADVVAGSPGEAFCRRHGFRHTGSRRHDLLTYCDVHGAWLGELVDTEHAGYRLTHWTGDLSAAAGVDELLRRPSSPGSALLTVAEAGGGGGPAAFAVAVVGDSDPPRARQYGPAVLPGHRGHRLARWVNAALVQRLRTHHPHVNEIETVTAEDDARLLAVREHLGFRPFGRTNRYELVLP; translated from the coding sequence ATGAGTGAAGCCCTGATCGAGATCGTGGCCGATCCGGCGGCCCTGCGGTGGCGGGCCATGGTGCCGGACGGGTCGGCCGGAGTGGTGAGCCTGCGGCCGGTGGTCGCCCTGGGGCCGGATCCGCCGCCGCGCCTGGAGTCGGGCGGCCTGGAGCTGAGCCTGCACGTGGAGCCGGCGTGGCGTCAACGGGGGGTCGGCTCCCAGCTCCTGGCCGCCGCCCGGGCGCAGGCCGCCGGGCCGCGCCTGCTCGCGGACGTGGTCGCCGGCTCACCGGGGGAGGCGTTCTGTCGGCGGCACGGCTTCCGGCACACCGGATCCCGGCGCCACGACCTGCTGACCTACTGCGATGTGCACGGGGCGTGGCTCGGTGAGCTGGTCGACACCGAGCACGCCGGCTACCGGCTGACGCACTGGACCGGCGACCTCTCCGCCGCGGCCGGGGTCGACGAGCTGCTGCGTCGTCCGAGCAGTCCGGGCAGCGCCCTGCTGACCGTCGCCGAGGCGGGCGGCGGGGGTGGCCCGGCGGCCTTCGCGGTGGCCGTCGTCGGCGACTCCGACCCGCCTCGGGCCCGGCAGTACGGGCCGGCCGTGCTGCCCGGCCACCGCGGACATCGCCTGGCCCGCTGGGTCAACGCCGCGCTCGTCCAGCGCCTCCGCACGCACCACCCGCACGTCAACGAGATCGAAACCGTCACCGCCGAGGACGACGCGCGCCTGCTCGCCGTCCGCGAACACCTCGGCTTCCGCCCGTTCGGCCGTACCAACAGGTACGAGCTCGTCCTGCCTTAA
- a CDS encoding ABC transporter permease translates to MSTLALTARDSSTMLRRNLLHARRYPSLTLNLLLTPVMLLLLFVYILGDALGAGIGGGGRSAYIAYVVPGLLLLTIGSTVIGTAVSVSNDMSEGIIARFRTMAIHRGSVLVGHVVGSVLQSVASVVLVGLVAVAIGFRSAEAGPLEWLGALGLLALFALALTWVAVGMGLVSPTAEAASNNAMPLILLPLLSSAFVPIDAMPGWFQPIAEYQPFTPAIETLRGLLLGSEIGHNGWLAVAWCVGLAVLGYVWATSKFNSDAK, encoded by the coding sequence ATGAGCACCCTCGCCCTGACGGCGCGCGACTCGTCCACCATGCTGCGTCGCAACCTCCTGCACGCGCGCCGATATCCGTCTTTGACGCTGAACCTGTTGCTGACGCCGGTCATGCTGCTGCTGCTCTTCGTCTACATCCTCGGCGACGCGCTCGGCGCGGGCATCGGGGGCGGCGGCCGCTCGGCCTACATCGCGTACGTCGTGCCAGGTCTCCTGCTGCTGACCATCGGCAGCACCGTGATCGGCACCGCGGTGTCCGTCTCCAACGACATGTCGGAGGGCATCATCGCCCGCTTCCGCACGATGGCGATCCACCGCGGCTCGGTGCTCGTCGGGCACGTCGTCGGCAGCGTGCTGCAGTCGGTCGCGAGCGTCGTGCTGGTGGGCCTGGTCGCCGTGGCCATCGGCTTCCGATCGGCGGAGGCCGGCCCGCTCGAGTGGCTCGGGGCGCTGGGCCTGCTGGCGCTGTTCGCGCTGGCGCTGACCTGGGTCGCGGTCGGCATGGGCCTGGTCAGCCCGACCGCCGAGGCGGCCAGCAACAACGCGATGCCGCTGATCCTGCTGCCGCTGCTGTCGAGCGCGTTCGTCCCCATCGACGCGATGCCGGGCTGGTTCCAGCCGATCGCCGAGTACCAGCCGTTCACGCCGGCCATCGAAACGCTGCGCGGCCTGCTGCTCGGCAGCGAGATCGGCCACAACGGCTGGCTGGCGGTCGCGTGGTGCGTGGGTCTGGCGGTGCTGGGCTACGTCTGGGCGACCTCGAAGTTCAACAGCGACGCGAAGTAG